DNA sequence from the Maribacter dokdonensis DSW-8 genome:
ATTTTAGCGCTACTTAACGCTATGTAAATCAATGTTGTTAACTAATTTGTTAATAATATAGATTGGCACAATGGCTGAAAGCCCTTACAAACACTTACTTTTAATATATCTTGTAAAACTAAATAGTGCCTATGGCGTTAGAATCTAACGAGAGACCGGACAAGCCAATTACGAAATTTGAATCAATGTTAAAGACAGATGATGTCTACTTCTTTGATGCCGAAGATTTTGAAGATATTATACACCACTATTTAAACCATGGTAAAATTTCCTTGGCTAAAAAGGGGATAAAAATTGGGCTACAACAACATCCGGGTTCTATTGAACTTAAGTTGCTTCAAGTAGAGGTGATGGTTTTTGAAAACCAAATGGAAAAGGCTGAAGCCCTTTTAGATGAATTGCAGTTACTTGACAATCATAACGAAGAAATTTATATACAACGTGCCAATATTTTATCCAAATTGGATAATCATGAAGGTGCAATAGAGCTTTTGCAAAAAGCGCTTAGTATTACCAATAACAGTTTTGATGTGTATAGCCTTTTGGGCATGGAGTATTTATTTATGGACAACTTTGATAGTGCCAAAGAAAGCTTCATGAAATGTGTAGAGTTCGATGAGCAAGATTATTCATCGCTATATAATGTAGTATACTGTTTTGAATTCTTAGAAGACTATGAAGGTGCCATTGTATATTTAAATGGGTATTTAGAAAAAAATCCATATTGTGAAGTTGCTTGGCACCAATTGGGCAAACAGTATTACTATAAAGAAATGTATAGTGAAGCTTTGACCGCATATGATTTTGCCATTATTTCAGACGATACCTTTATTGGGGCTTATTTTGAAAAAGGCAAAGTTCTTGAAAAATTAGGCAGATATAAAGAAGCTATAGAAAACTACGAAACTACCATATCCATTGAAGATCCAACCTCCCATGCATTTTTAAGAATAGGAAAATGCTATGAAAAATTAAAGGATACTGATATGGCCAAGTATTATTTCTACCAAACAGTTCACGAAGATCCTTTATTGGACAAAGGCTGGTTGGCCATCACCAATTTGTACTACAATAAAAGAGATTTTGAAAAAGCGGTATTCTATATTAACAAAGCGTTGAATATAGATGGTGAAAACCCACAGTATTGGAAAAAATGTGCTAAAATACACATGGCGCTAGAGAATTACGACCAAGCTGACTTTGCTTTTAAACAAGCCGTAGATTTAGGAAATTACGAATTGGATACTTGGCTAAAATGGGCAGAGGTCGTAAGAATCAACGGTGAAACCGAAGCTGCTGTTCAAATACTTTCCCAAGGAAGGGAATTTTACCCTGAAAGTTTAAAATTGTTATATAGATCTGTAGGTTATCTACTATTGGCAAATGATCCTATAAACGCACGAATTATGCTAATGGATGCTTTAAAGATTGATATAAAACAGAAAAAGCTTCACCTGTTCACTGAAAATTTTCCTCAATATGGCAAATCTGAATGGACCCAGGAAATTGTAAAAAAATACAATAAAACCAAGTAGAAAAGGTTCTACACCATATGGAAAATAGAAAACTTAAAGATTATACCGTAATTTCTTTAAAAGGAATGGCAATGGGCATTGCCGAACTGGTACCTGGGGTATCTGGAGGCACAATAGCTTTTGTTACAGGTATTTACGAAGAGTTCATCACCTCTATCAACAACGTCAACCTAACGACTCTAAAGGTTTTAAAGGAAGAAGGCTTTAAAAGTTTTTGGAAAAAATTGAACGGCAACTTTCTTTTGGCCTTGGTCATAGGTATGATGATCAGTATTTTCTCTTTATCAAAAATAATTGCCTGGCTTTTAGAAGAGCACCCTATACCTACTTGGTCTTTCTTCTTTGGCTTGGTTTTAGCAAGCGTTATATTCGTTGCAAAATCCATTAAAAAATGGAATATACTTGCCATTGTACTATTTATTGTTGGAACTGCAAGTGCATTTTATATTACGACCCTACCCCCTTCTGCAAGTTCTGGTAGCTTGCCCTTTATTTTCCTATCTGGGGCTATTGCTATTTGCGCAATGGTTTTACCCGGTATTTCCGGATCCTTTATTCTAGTATTACTTGGGTCTTACAGAACTGTTTTAGAAGCTGTCAATGAAAAAGATTTTGGCATTATTATTACATTCGCTTTTGGTGCTGCTTTTGGTATTTTAAGTTTTGCCAGAATCTTAAAATGGATGTTTACCAATTATAAAGATGCCACACTTGCGGTGTTAACTGGTTTTATTTTAGGTTCTTTAAATAAAATATGGCCTTGGAAAAACATCATAGAAATTATTCAAATTGGAAAAAAAGAAATCATAATTGATGAAAATATTTCACCTTTTGCTTTTCAAGGTGACAATCAATTAACTTTTGCCATCGTAGCTGCTATCATCGGTTTTTCCCTTATTTTTATATTGGAAAAATCCGCTTCAAAGAAGTAATGCGATAACCTACATGAACACACCCCGTACCTTTACCGATAAATTTTTCTTGGTTGTTAAAGGACTTTGTATGGGCGCCGCCAATAAGGTTCCTGGCGTATCGGGTGGTATAGTTGCTTTCGTAGGTGGTTTTTACGAAGAATTTATTTATTCTTTACAAAAAGTAAATGCAAAAGCATTTAAGCTATTTGTTAATGGCCGGTTTAAAAGTTTCTACCGCTATATTAACGGCTCATTCTTAACACTGCTTATTTTTGGTATGCTGGTAAGTTATTTTAGCATTTCAAAAGTGTTAGATTATTTTCTAGTGAAACGGGAACTCTACGTTTGGGCCACATTCTTTGGCATGATACTAGGATCCATCTATTATATAGGTAAGGATTTCGACTATTGGAAAAAGAAAACCTTTACCGCCGCGTTCATTGGCCTAGCTGTAGGCATAGCTATAAGTTTTCTTAGTCCGGCAAAAGAAAATGACAATTTGCTATTTATTTTTCTATGTGGCATGATCAGTGTTTCAGGTATGACCTTGCCCGGTCTATCAGGTTCTTTTATTTTAATCTTACTAGGCAATTACGTATTGTTATTAGTAGATTCAGTCAACGCATTATATGATACATTTTCAGAATTATTGGTCGGTGATTTTAGCTTTACGAACAATACGGAGCGTTTACATACATTAAAAATACTTGCTGTCTTTACTTTGGGGTCTGCAACCGGCCTTGTAACCTTATCACACTTGTTAACCTATGTATTAAAACATTACAAGCATGTAACCACGGCAACAATTCTTGGCTTTATTACAGGATCATTAGGCGTGGTCTGGCCATGGAAAAAGACAATTTATAAAACAGATTTTGACGGAAACCTCATATTAGATTCTAATGGAAAGCAAATAATTATGAATTATGAGCGTTTTCTTCCGGATTTGACCATTGTAGAAAATTGGATCGCGATTTTCTTTATAATAATCGGTATTAGTATTTTACTACTTTTAGATTGGTATGGAAAAAACAGAAGAACAGAAAGCTAATTATGGCTTAATAGGAAAAAATATTTCCTATTCATTTTCAAGAGGATATTTTAAAAAGAAATTTGAAGAAATGGGCTTAAATGACCATGTCTACCAAAACTTTGACCTAACCTCAATTTCAGATTTTCCAGCAATCTTCAAGAATATTAAAAATGTAAAAGGGCTGAACGTTACCATACCATATAAAGAAGAGGTCATGGCTTTTTTAAACGACATTGATCCCGCAGCTAAAAAAATTGGTGCAGTGAACACCATAAAAGTCAGTAAAGAAGGTCTTAAAGGCTTTAATACAGATGCATATGGATTTAAAAAATCACTGGAACCACATTTAAAAAAGCACCATCAAAAAGGATTGATCTTAGGTACGGGCGGGGCTTCTAAAGCTATAGCCTACGTTCTTGAAGAACTAGATATCACCTATTCTTTTGTCTCCAGAAGTGGTAAAAATAATGGATTCACTTATGATGAATTGACGGATGATATTATAAAAGAACATACGTTGATCATTAATTGTTCTCCCGTAGGTACATTTCCCGACATTGAAAAAAAACCAAATATACCCTACAGAAAAATCAACCAAAAACATTTGCTGTTCGATCTCATTTACAATCCCGAAGAAACAGCATTCTTAAAAGCCGGTAAAACAAATGGGGCAACCATTTGTAATGGTTACAACATGCTAGAATATCAAGCTGAAAAATCTTGGGAAATCTGGAATAAATAAATACCGTATTCACTTCACCAACCATCTCAAGACCTTATTTATTGAAATTTCCTATCAAATTGGGTTTTGTAATAGATTTAAAAAGAGTAATCAATTCTTTGCCAGTACTAGGGTTGTTACTATCTTGTAAGCATATAACATAGGATTATGTCTGAGGATAAACAACAAAAGCTACAAGAAAATTCAACGGAAGAAAAAACTACTGCCCAAGCAATTGAAAGCAAGGTAGAAGAAACTGTTGATGACAGTACAAATTCAACAGCGCAACCTGAAGAAAATGTACCTGAATCAAATGAATCTGCCGTAGAAACTGACGTCATGAACGAAATTGACGATTCTAACGCTGAAGATGCAGAAGATAGTGATACAGAAAAGAGACATGAAATTCCTATGCCAGACTACCATGAAATGAACATGGAAAACTTGGTTGGTGAACTACAGCGATTGGTAAAGCATGAAAAAGTTCAGGCCATAAGAAAGCATGTAGACAATATCAAAGATGAATTCAATCAGAAATTTGATGAATTTATAGAGGAAAAGAAAGAAGAATTTATCGCGAATGGCGGCAATGAAATTGATTTTAGATACAATTCCGTAGACAAAAGACAATTCAATGAAGTATATACAGAGTATAGAGAAAAGCGTAATCAGTACTACAAAAGCCTAGAAAAAAGTCACAAAGAAAATCTAGCGTACAGGTTAGATCTAATTGAGCAATTAAAGGCATTGGTCAATGTAGAAGAAGATATAAACACAACGTATAACAACTTTAAAGATATACAAGCAAAATGGCGTCATGCCGGTCCTATACCCCGTGCAGATTACAATAATGTATGGAAAACCTACCATCACCATATTGAAATATTCTACGACTTTCTTAACATAAATAGAGATTTAAGAGATTTAGATTTTAAGCATAATCTTGAAGAAAAAAGTAAGATCGTTGCTAGAGCGGAAGAACTTGCCAAAGAACCAGATTTAAATAGGGCTTTCAGAGAATTACAAGTGCTGCATAAGATTTGGAAAGAAGATTTAGGTCCGGTAGGAAAAGATCACAGAGAAGAAATTTGGGATCGATTTAGTGCTGCCACAAAAATTATACATGAAAGACGCCAAGACTATTTTAAGAATCTTGACAAAGTAAAAGAAGACAATCTAGAGCGTAAACATGCCATTATTGCTGAAATAAATACCCTTACCGAAAATGTATCGGACAATCACGGTAAGCTTCAACAACAGATTAAAAAGTTAGAAGAACTTAGAGAAGCATTTTTCACGGCCGGACAAGTACCACAAAAAGTAAACTCTAAAACATGGAACAGTTTTAAGGCCGCTGTAAGAGAGTTTAATCAGCATAAAAACGCATTTTACAAAAACCTTAAAAAGGAGCAGCAAGAAAATTTAGATAAAAAAAGAGCATTATTAGAGATAGCGATATCTTTAAAAGATAGTGAAGATTGGGATGCTACTACTTCTGAAATGAAACGAATTCAAGGACAATGGAAAAAAATTGGCCATGTACCTAGAAAGTATTCAGATAAATTATGGAAAGAATTTAAAACGGCCTGTAATCACTATTTTGATAGATTAAATGCCCTTAAAAATGATGCTTTTAAAGAAGAAGAAGCAAATCTAAAGCAAAAAGAAGCTTTAATGGACCGCCTTAAATCTTTTGAATTAAGTGGCGACAAGTCTAAAGATCTTGCTGACATCAAAAAGTTTTCAGAAGAATGGAAAGGTTATGGTAGAGTTCCATTTAAAAAGAAAAACATTAACCAAAAATTCGATAAAATAATTGACGCTCTCTATCAAAAATGCGGAGTGAGCAAGCAAGAGTCGGAGTTATTGAAATACGGAAACAAAATTCAACAGCTTGCTGATAATGACAATCAAGAACGTGCAATACAAAATGAACGTACGTTTATCAGAAAGAAGATTGACGAAAGCAAAGATGAGATTAGACAGTTAGAGAATAATCTACAATTTTTCTCAAATGCTTCTGAAAGCAATCCTTTAGTACAAGATGTCATAAAAAGAGTAAACCAACACAAAGAATCGTTAGCTGCGTGGAAAGCAAAACTTAAAAAGCTAAATATTTTAAAAAACAATCTACTTAAAGAAGATGATGAAGGGGAATCTGTGGATGAAGCCCAAACAGACGAATAAGTGTATTTTAAGTTCTTGTAGATATAACATTTGAACAATTCAAGCGTTAACAAGTAAGAAAAAACCTACATTTATAATGTTAGGTAATATGTTATATCCAAAAAAATGGTAAAACCAGAAATACCAAAAAACGAACAAACTAGATTAGAGGTTTTAAATAGTTTCAATGTTTTAGACACATTGGAAGAAAAGGAATATGATGCTATAACACGCATTGCTGCTGAAATATGTGATACACCCATGGCACTTGTATCTTTAGTTGACAAAGATAGGCAATGGTTTAAATCGCATCATGGTATTGACGCCACCGAAACACCAAGGGAACTTGCTTTTTGTGCTCATGCCATTAATTCCCCAGATTCCTTATTAATCGTAAATGATGCCAATAAAGATGACAGGTTCTATGACAATCCTCTGGTAACCGGCGGACCTACGGTTCAGTTCTATGCAGGTGCTCCATTGAACACCAAAGAGGGAGCTTCTATTGGAACGCTTTGCGTTATAGATACCAAACCAAGACAAGCTTTTACAGAAAAGCAACAAGCTTGCCTAAAAGATCTAGCTGACCAGGTAATAGCACAGTTAGAGCTACGAAAGCAGAACATTCAACAAAAACTAATCAATGAAGAATTACGTATAAAGAATGACCAGTTAAAACATTTATCATACCGACTAGCCCATGATATGAAAACACCATTACTTGGCATAAGTTCTATGGTAGCCTTTATCAATGAAGATTATGATGATTTACTTAAAGATACCGAAATACCAAGTTATCTAGGCACTATAGATAACAGGGTTGAGTATATGGAGGCATTGATCAACGGTATAATCAACTATAATTCTATAACCAATGCTGAAATAAAATTAGAAAAGTTTAACGTAACAAAAGAGTTACAACAAGTACTTCATAAGCACTCAGATATCCATAACGTAAAGTTACAACTGATCAATTGTGATCAAATTATAAACCAATCTTTAAATAGTTTTGATCAGATATTTAGGGATTTATTTTCCAACAGTCTAAAATTCGCCAACTCCCCTTCTACAGAAATCATAGTAACATTTAATGAAGACCAAGATTTTTATTACTTCACTTATGAAGACAATGGCCCCGGAATAGCAGAAAAATATTGGAAAAAAGTATTTGGACTTTTTGAAAAACTAGGCACAGATGATGCTAAGGATACGGGTATTGGTCTAACGACTATTAAAACATTAATAGAGAAACTGGGTGGACAAATAAAGATAAATAACCGTGAAAATAATAAAGAAGGCGTGTTTTTTAGTTTTTCACTTGCTAAGTTTCATGCATTATAAATATATCAGGTACAAATTTAAACCATCATAAAATTTATTTTAGTAGGCATAAAAAAAGCCTCTATACTAGAGGCTTTCATATGATAAGTCAATAACGATTATTTGGCAACATTAACCGCACGTGTTTCCCTTATGACTGTTACTTTCACTTGACCTGGGTAGGTCATATCCGTTTGTATTTTTTGAGAAATTTCAAAGGATAGTTGAGCAGCTCTATCATCGTTTACTTTTTCACTTTCAACAATTACACGAAGCTCTCTACCTGCCTGAATAGCATATGCTTTTTGAACACCACTAAACCCAAAGGCAATTTCTTCTAGATCCTTTAAACGTTGAATATATGAATCTAACACTTGTCTTCTAGCTCCTGGTCTTGCTCCGCTTATGGCATCACAAACCTGTACTATAGGCGCAATCAATGTCTTCATTTCTATTTCATCATGGTGTGCTCCAATGGCATTGCAAACTTCTGGTTTCTCCCCAAATTTTTCTGCCCATTGCATACCTAAGATAGCGTGTGGAGTTTCCACTTCATTTTCAGTATTAGGTACTTTTCCAATATCATGTAAAAGTCCGGCTCGTTTGGCAATTTTAGGGTTCAAGCCTAGTTCAGATGCCATTACACCACAAAGTTTTGCAACTTCTCTTGAGTGCTGTAACAAGTTCTGGCCGTAAGACGATCTATACTTCATTCTACCCACTGCACGAATAAGCTCTGGATGAAGACCGTGAATACCTAAATCTATAACGGTACGCTTTCCTATTTCAACAATTTCCGTTTCTATCTGCTTTTCGGTCTTCTTAACGATTTCCTCAATTCTTGCCGGATGAATTCTACCATCGGTAACCAGTTTATGAAGCGAAAGTCTTGCGACCTCTCTTCTAACCGAATCAAAACAAGAAAGTATAATTGCCTCAGGTGTATCATCCACAATGATCTCTACACCAGTAGCTGCCTCTAAAGCTCTAATATTTCTACCCTCTCTACCAATTATACGCCCCTTTACATCATCTGATTCTATATTGAATACAGACACACAGTTTTCAACAGCTTCTTCCGTACCTATTCTTTGAATAGTATTGATAATAATTTTACGAGCTTCTTGTTGTGCGGTAAGTTTAGACTCTTCAACAGTAGACTGTATAAAGGCCATTGCATCTGTTTTGGCTGTTTCCTTTAAGCTTTCTACTAGTTGATTTTTTGCTTCATCCGCAGATAGACCAGAAATAACTTCTAGTTGCTGAATTTGACTTTTATGCATTTTATCCAACTCCTCATGACGCTTTTCAAAAAGTTGTCTTTTTTGTTCAACCTCTTTCAACTTATTGTCTAACTGAGCATTCATGCTCTTATTTTTGGCAAGCTCACTACTTACTTGAGATTCTTTGTCTCTAGTTCTCTTTTCGGCATCATTGATTTTCTTATCCTTAGTATTGATAACTTTTTCATGTTCGGCCTTTAATTCTAAAAATTTTTCCTTTGCCTGTAATATTTTTTCTTTTTTGACACTTTCACCTTCTGCATTAGCATCCTTTAAAATGCGTTCAGCATCTTTTTTAGCATTGATTATGGTTTTAGAGGCCTTCCCTTTTTCCAAAAATTTTGCAATCGCAAAACCTACTGCCAGCCCAACTATTGCGGCTATAACTATCATTGTACTATCCATAGTGTAATTTATTAATAAAAAAAAAGCCCACATTGGAGAAGTTTTGATCAAACTCCGGTAAACAGGTTTAGGGCTAACAGACTGATCAAGGATCCCTATACGAGTAGGGCCTGCTTTTACAATCTAAACTCACCCTTTTTAAAAAAAATAAATGTTGAGTTTGTCAAAAGGTATTACCAATGTGGGCAGTAACTTAATGTATTTATAAGAACGTTTTTATTTAAAAGCTAATTTAGAATTTACCAAGTCTTCAAGCGCTTTTAAACGTTCTTCAGCCTCTTTGGTACCCTCTACTTGCTCTATGCCATTCTGTTCAATTTTAGACGCAAATTGTAAGGCGCACATTGCCAAAACATCTTGTTTGTCCCTAACTGCATAGTTCTGCTCAAATTTTTTAGCCAACTGTTCTATGTTCTTGGCCGCTTTACGCAAGCCTTCTTCTTGAGAGGGGTCAATTGTTAATGGATACACCCTGTCAGCAATAGAAAGTTTTATTTTGAGCTTATCTGACATATTATTATAAACATTACTCCGATAATTGGGCTATACAATGATCCAACTCTCGTATTAATGTATTTATTTTAAGCTTAGCTTCTGTTTTATTGGTATTACTGCCAAGCATTGAGTTTGCAAGTTTAAGCGAATTATATTTTTCTTCCCATTCAGAAACTGTTTTACTAGCGTTCTCTTGAGAAGATTTTATTGTACGTAATTCTCTTTCCAATTCAATATTAGCATTGTTCAAAACCTCAAGTTTATGCAACAGCTTGCTAATTTTATTTTCTAAAGAATCAACGATTTTAATTAATTCGCTCATACATTACCGTCAATGCGATTTACACAAAGTTAACATACATATTATGACTTAGCAATAGTTTTGTGAAATATTCGTAGTTCATAAAATCTTAATTGATTTTTGCTTATGCAAAACGCTTTTACTTTATATTAATTTTAGCGACAGGTTCTTCATAGAATTGTCAATGATTATTTATTTTCGCAGTATTGCATTCTACCTATGAAAAAAATCTCAACAAGCCTGCTTTTTTTATTTTGTTTTGCCCTTTTTGCTCAAAAAGATTATCCTAAAGGAGTTTTTGCCCCACCTATGGACATACCTATCATTTTGGCAGGTACTTTTGGCGAGCTGCGTTCTAATCACTTTCACTCTGGTGTAGACATAAAAACACAGCAAAGAGAAGGTATACCTATAAATTCAATTGGTGATGGTACAATAACTAGAATTAAAGTTTCTCTTTGGGGCTATGGCAAGGTATTATACATTGCACACCCTAACGGCTATACTTCTGTTTACGGTCATCTTCAAAAATTTTCTCCTTCCATTGAAGAATACATCAAAAAAATACAATACGATAAAAAATCATTTGAGGTAGAAGTTTTTCCCGACTATGGCGAATTAAAGGTCTCAAAGGGAGAACTAATTGCCTATAGCGGAAACACTGGTGGTTCTGCCGGTCCGCACTTGCATTTTGAGATAAGAAGTAGTATTTCTGAAAAACCTACCAACCCGCTACTCTACGGTATGGATGTTGCAGATGCTACTAACCCGATTTTAGAGAAGCTATTTGTGTACCCACTAACCGATCAATCTCATGTAAACGGTAACTATAGCAGAACCCAAGTCAATTTCAAAAGACAAAGTGATGGTTCTTTTTTAGCAGATGACGTAACTGCGCTCGGTGATATTGGCATAGGCTTTGTTGGTTTTGACCGATTGGATATGGCCGCTAATAAAAATGGCGTTTACAGTGTAGAACTCAGTGTTAACGGAAAAGTGTACTCGTTATACGATTTTGAATCGTTCTCCTTTGGTGAAACTAGGTATATCAACACCTTAATAGACTATGATTACTATGGCAGAAATAGGCAGCGCATTCAAAAAAGTTTTAAATCCCCAGGTAACAATTTAAGTATTTATAAAGAATTGTTCAATGACGGAAAAATAAAAGTAAACGAGGGTCTAAGCTACAACGCAAAACTATTGATCAAGGATTTTGCAGGCAATAAACTTGTTATGAACATACCGGTTACGGGCAAGAAAAATCTTTTGGGCAACAAAAAAGAAACGATGACCACAGATAATTATATTACAGCAAAAAGGCCTAATAATTTTGATTTGGACGGTGCCAAGGTATATTTCCCTGCCAACACGTTCTATGAAGATTTTTATATCGACTTAAAAAAAGGAAAAGACACGGTTACCATACACACCAATACGGTGCCTGCACATAGAAATTTCACAATAACTTTTGATGTTTCCAAATATTCAAAAGAAGAGCAAAAACAGTTATTCATTGCCAGGTTAGACTCTAAACTACGACCTAG
Encoded proteins:
- a CDS encoding tetratricopeptide repeat protein gives rise to the protein MALESNERPDKPITKFESMLKTDDVYFFDAEDFEDIIHHYLNHGKISLAKKGIKIGLQQHPGSIELKLLQVEVMVFENQMEKAEALLDELQLLDNHNEEIYIQRANILSKLDNHEGAIELLQKALSITNNSFDVYSLLGMEYLFMDNFDSAKESFMKCVEFDEQDYSSLYNVVYCFEFLEDYEGAIVYLNGYLEKNPYCEVAWHQLGKQYYYKEMYSEALTAYDFAIISDDTFIGAYFEKGKVLEKLGRYKEAIENYETTISIEDPTSHAFLRIGKCYEKLKDTDMAKYYFYQTVHEDPLLDKGWLAITNLYYNKRDFEKAVFYINKALNIDGENPQYWKKCAKIHMALENYDQADFAFKQAVDLGNYELDTWLKWAEVVRINGETEAAVQILSQGREFYPESLKLLYRSVGYLLLANDPINARIMLMDALKIDIKQKKLHLFTENFPQYGKSEWTQEIVKKYNKTK
- a CDS encoding DUF368 domain-containing protein is translated as MENRKLKDYTVISLKGMAMGIAELVPGVSGGTIAFVTGIYEEFITSINNVNLTTLKVLKEEGFKSFWKKLNGNFLLALVIGMMISIFSLSKIIAWLLEEHPIPTWSFFFGLVLASVIFVAKSIKKWNILAIVLFIVGTASAFYITTLPPSASSGSLPFIFLSGAIAICAMVLPGISGSFILVLLGSYRTVLEAVNEKDFGIIITFAFGAAFGILSFARILKWMFTNYKDATLAVLTGFILGSLNKIWPWKNIIEIIQIGKKEIIIDENISPFAFQGDNQLTFAIVAAIIGFSLIFILEKSASKK
- a CDS encoding DUF368 domain-containing protein, which encodes MNTPRTFTDKFFLVVKGLCMGAANKVPGVSGGIVAFVGGFYEEFIYSLQKVNAKAFKLFVNGRFKSFYRYINGSFLTLLIFGMLVSYFSISKVLDYFLVKRELYVWATFFGMILGSIYYIGKDFDYWKKKTFTAAFIGLAVGIAISFLSPAKENDNLLFIFLCGMISVSGMTLPGLSGSFILILLGNYVLLLVDSVNALYDTFSELLVGDFSFTNNTERLHTLKILAVFTLGSATGLVTLSHLLTYVLKHYKHVTTATILGFITGSLGVVWPWKKTIYKTDFDGNLILDSNGKQIIMNYERFLPDLTIVENWIAIFFIIIGISILLLLDWYGKNRRTES
- a CDS encoding shikimate dehydrogenase family protein, giving the protein MEKTEEQKANYGLIGKNISYSFSRGYFKKKFEEMGLNDHVYQNFDLTSISDFPAIFKNIKNVKGLNVTIPYKEEVMAFLNDIDPAAKKIGAVNTIKVSKEGLKGFNTDAYGFKKSLEPHLKKHHQKGLILGTGGASKAIAYVLEELDITYSFVSRSGKNNGFTYDELTDDIIKEHTLIINCSPVGTFPDIEKKPNIPYRKINQKHLLFDLIYNPEETAFLKAGKTNGATICNGYNMLEYQAEKSWEIWNK
- a CDS encoding DUF349 domain-containing protein encodes the protein MSEDKQQKLQENSTEEKTTAQAIESKVEETVDDSTNSTAQPEENVPESNESAVETDVMNEIDDSNAEDAEDSDTEKRHEIPMPDYHEMNMENLVGELQRLVKHEKVQAIRKHVDNIKDEFNQKFDEFIEEKKEEFIANGGNEIDFRYNSVDKRQFNEVYTEYREKRNQYYKSLEKSHKENLAYRLDLIEQLKALVNVEEDINTTYNNFKDIQAKWRHAGPIPRADYNNVWKTYHHHIEIFYDFLNINRDLRDLDFKHNLEEKSKIVARAEELAKEPDLNRAFRELQVLHKIWKEDLGPVGKDHREEIWDRFSAATKIIHERRQDYFKNLDKVKEDNLERKHAIIAEINTLTENVSDNHGKLQQQIKKLEELREAFFTAGQVPQKVNSKTWNSFKAAVREFNQHKNAFYKNLKKEQQENLDKKRALLEIAISLKDSEDWDATTSEMKRIQGQWKKIGHVPRKYSDKLWKEFKTACNHYFDRLNALKNDAFKEEEANLKQKEALMDRLKSFELSGDKSKDLADIKKFSEEWKGYGRVPFKKKNINQKFDKIIDALYQKCGVSKQESELLKYGNKIQQLADNDNQERAIQNERTFIRKKIDESKDEIRQLENNLQFFSNASESNPLVQDVIKRVNQHKESLAAWKAKLKKLNILKNNLLKEDDEGESVDEAQTDE
- a CDS encoding sensor histidine kinase; the protein is MVKPEIPKNEQTRLEVLNSFNVLDTLEEKEYDAITRIAAEICDTPMALVSLVDKDRQWFKSHHGIDATETPRELAFCAHAINSPDSLLIVNDANKDDRFYDNPLVTGGPTVQFYAGAPLNTKEGASIGTLCVIDTKPRQAFTEKQQACLKDLADQVIAQLELRKQNIQQKLINEELRIKNDQLKHLSYRLAHDMKTPLLGISSMVAFINEDYDDLLKDTEIPSYLGTIDNRVEYMEALINGIINYNSITNAEIKLEKFNVTKELQQVLHKHSDIHNVKLQLINCDQIINQSLNSFDQIFRDLFSNSLKFANSPSTEIIVTFNEDQDFYYFTYEDNGPGIAEKYWKKVFGLFEKLGTDDAKDTGIGLTTIKTLIEKLGGQIKINNRENNKEGVFFSFSLAKFHAL
- the rny gene encoding ribonuclease Y, yielding MDSTMIVIAAIVGLAVGFAIAKFLEKGKASKTIINAKKDAERILKDANAEGESVKKEKILQAKEKFLELKAEHEKVINTKDKKINDAEKRTRDKESQVSSELAKNKSMNAQLDNKLKEVEQKRQLFEKRHEELDKMHKSQIQQLEVISGLSADEAKNQLVESLKETAKTDAMAFIQSTVEESKLTAQQEARKIIINTIQRIGTEEAVENCVSVFNIESDDVKGRIIGREGRNIRALEAATGVEIIVDDTPEAIILSCFDSVRREVARLSLHKLVTDGRIHPARIEEIVKKTEKQIETEIVEIGKRTVIDLGIHGLHPELIRAVGRMKYRSSYGQNLLQHSREVAKLCGVMASELGLNPKIAKRAGLLHDIGKVPNTENEVETPHAILGMQWAEKFGEKPEVCNAIGAHHDEIEMKTLIAPIVQVCDAISGARPGARRQVLDSYIQRLKDLEEIAFGFSGVQKAYAIQAGRELRVIVESEKVNDDRAAQLSFEISQKIQTDMTYPGQVKVTVIRETRAVNVAK
- a CDS encoding cell division protein ZapA produces the protein MSDKLKIKLSIADRVYPLTIDPSQEEGLRKAAKNIEQLAKKFEQNYAVRDKQDVLAMCALQFASKIEQNGIEQVEGTKEAEERLKALEDLVNSKLAFK
- a CDS encoding M23 family metallopeptidase codes for the protein MKKISTSLLFLFCFALFAQKDYPKGVFAPPMDIPIILAGTFGELRSNHFHSGVDIKTQQREGIPINSIGDGTITRIKVSLWGYGKVLYIAHPNGYTSVYGHLQKFSPSIEEYIKKIQYDKKSFEVEVFPDYGELKVSKGELIAYSGNTGGSAGPHLHFEIRSSISEKPTNPLLYGMDVADATNPILEKLFVYPLTDQSHVNGNYSRTQVNFKRQSDGSFLADDVTALGDIGIGFVGFDRLDMAANKNGVYSVELSVNGKVYSLYDFESFSFGETRYINTLIDYDYYGRNRQRIQKSFKSPGNNLSIYKELFNDGKIKVNEGLSYNAKLLIKDFAGNKLVMNIPVTGKKNLLGNKKETMTTDNYITAKRPNNFDLDGAKVYFPANTFYEDFYIDLKKGKDTVTIHTNTVPAHRNFTITFDVSKYSKEEQKQLFIARLDSKLRPSHANTYKRGNEFTTRTRNLGTYTLAKDTIAPTIRTKNFKEKQWLNNYKYLSVQIADDLSGVDTYKATLNGEWILMEYEPKRNTLTYNFDDKIADQTQCVLKVTVTDNVGNENTLTTSFYRK